TCTACACTTCCATATAAAAGGAAACAACCAAGTTGGTTAAAACAAAAACCATCAGAAATTGAGGATGCTATAATTAAGTTAGCTAAAAAAGGACAAACCCCATCACAAATAGGTGCCACCTTAAGAGATAATTATGGTATTCCACAGGTAAAATCTGTTACCggaaataaaattttaagaATCTTAAGAGCTCAAGGTATTGCTACTACTATTCCTGaagatttatattttttaattaaaaaagcTGTTTCTATGAGAAAACATCTTGAAAAGAACAAGAAAGATAAAGATTGCAAGTTCAGACTTATTTTAACCGAATCCAAAATTCATAGAATATCACgatattataaaagaaaaaaattattaccATCTAACTGGAAATACCAATCAAGTACTGCTAGCGCTTTAATTGcttaaaagaagaaaaaaaaaaaaaaaaaaaaaattaaacaataaaataataaaataataaattatattttaaaataatgaagCTTATAAAGAATTAGATTATTTATACTTACATATGTGGATgtaaattcttttttaatacatattttaaaagtattcttatttttttttttttttttttttttttttttaatatatatatatatatatataatatatatatatataatatatataatttttcatatttttgttgtgtatttatcaaaatttataaacttctgtataaaatattaagaatatatttatataaaaagtttAAACATTGCTTTGCTATATTCGCAAATATATAGTTCATtcaataataaaaaaaaatatatagaacaatattatatgtataacaACAAAAACAAGAAAACAATAATCATgttgaaaatatatatatatatatatatgtgtgtggTTATTCCCACAGTGATTAAaacttatatattatatataattatatttattttttttgctaatgatacaaaataaatatgcatattcaaaaaaaagataaaaaaacaaaagaaaaattcaacttaaaaagtattaatagaaatacacgaataaaaataataaaataataaattatatatgtagtAGGCATAAATTCTACATAAGTTAGCTATTTTTTGCTATTTGTATTACATCCTCATCAGCTAGTTTGTGATCTGAAATTAAAAcgaaaattaaaaaaaacaaaatattttaacatatatatatatatatatatatatatatataatataatatacaattcatattacacatttttattattaactTACGTAAGTCTACTCTTTGTGGGTTGTGTTTAGTGCTTCTTCCCCATACCAAAGCAAACTTAAAATCTTTAATCATATCctaaatataaattaaaaaattaaatgacatataatatgatgTGATGAAattggatatatatatatattattaatatttggtaataaaataacaaaataaaatattgaGGATTTACCTTGTGTATTTGGTTAAGAACAGCTTCAACAGTTTGTGTACctgataaaaaaatatataaaaaataataaaaaattagCTACAAATTATAcagaaaatatatatatatatatatgtatatatgttttctttacatatatatatatatacctcTTTGTCTTGTTAATGTAATAGGGTTTGTAAAATCTGGTTTTTCTTTACGAACTTTTGTATAAACTCTAATAATTTCTAGCTTCTGGAATATGTATTCCTTTAACACATCTAAATTCCACGATTTACTGCTACTAATTACAACAGTATTATCACtataaaggaaaaaaaaaaaataagtgTATGTtgattaattttttttttttttttttttttttttgtctctcttaataaaataagCAAC
The genomic region above belongs to Plasmodium reichenowi strain SY57 chromosome 13, whole genome shotgun sequence and contains:
- a CDS encoding 40S ribosomal protein S15, putative translates to MGRMYGKGKGISSSTLPYKRKQPSWLKQKPSEIEDAIIKLAKKGQTPSQIGATLRDNYGIPQVKSVTGNKILRILRAQGIATTIPEDLYFLIKKAVSMRKHLEKNKKDKDCKFRLILTESKIHRISRYYKRKKLLPSNWKYQSSTASALIA